One window from the genome of Cyclobacterium amurskyense encodes:
- the rmuC gene encoding DNA recombination protein RmuC yields MAIELVALLFLMLGIIAVLAIILYQTQQKRNQLDKSLNALNLEKERYSEKTRLLQDQQERIIQENEALLISVKSLEKENHELALDKGKLESELLFLKEKLIFQKQELDKMGTRFQQEFELLANKILEEKSKKFTNQNQENISNILQPLGKELEAFKKQVQEAYAMESRERFSLEGKVKELAVLNQQISQEAKNLTNALKGNAKIRGNWGEAILETILQNSGLEKDRHYSIQGFLKDENGHPLIGPDGKRMQPDVIIHYPDDKKVIIDSKISLIAYEKYSSTIGETEQKLALDLHLKAIKTHIDQLSAKQYESYAKALDFVIMFVPLEAAYIVALQADPQIWEYAYKKRVLLISSSNLIAALKMIKDLWIRDDQSKNALEIAERGGKLYDKLSNFVNSLEDVGKHLDKSQDSYNTAIKQLKTGKGNLLSQAEKLRTLGVNARNKISGEQ; encoded by the coding sequence ATGGCAATTGAACTGGTTGCGCTTTTATTTTTGATGCTAGGTATCATAGCCGTACTGGCCATAATTCTGTATCAAACTCAACAGAAGCGCAACCAATTGGATAAAAGTCTAAACGCCCTAAACCTGGAAAAGGAGCGCTACAGCGAAAAAACCCGACTTCTTCAAGACCAACAAGAAAGGATAATACAAGAAAATGAAGCCCTTTTGATTTCTGTCAAGTCCCTTGAAAAAGAAAATCATGAGCTTGCCTTGGACAAAGGAAAATTAGAGAGTGAATTGCTTTTTTTGAAGGAAAAACTGATTTTTCAAAAACAGGAGCTTGACAAAATGGGGACTAGGTTTCAACAAGAGTTCGAATTGTTGGCCAACAAAATTCTAGAGGAAAAGTCCAAAAAATTCACCAACCAGAATCAGGAAAACATCAGCAACATTCTCCAGCCTCTGGGGAAAGAATTGGAAGCATTTAAAAAGCAGGTTCAGGAAGCCTATGCCATGGAATCAAGGGAGCGCTTTTCTCTGGAAGGAAAGGTCAAGGAACTTGCAGTGCTCAATCAGCAAATCAGCCAGGAAGCCAAAAACCTAACCAATGCCCTGAAAGGCAATGCCAAAATCAGAGGAAATTGGGGTGAGGCCATATTGGAAACCATTCTTCAAAATTCCGGATTGGAAAAAGACAGGCATTATAGCATTCAGGGATTTTTGAAAGATGAAAATGGGCACCCTTTAATCGGGCCAGATGGCAAGAGAATGCAACCTGATGTGATTATCCATTATCCCGATGACAAAAAAGTTATCATTGATAGTAAAATATCACTTATAGCTTATGAGAAATACAGCAGTACTATTGGGGAAACCGAGCAAAAGTTAGCCCTTGATCTTCATCTTAAGGCTATAAAAACCCATATAGACCAGCTTTCTGCCAAGCAATATGAAAGTTATGCAAAGGCCCTAGACTTTGTGATCATGTTCGTACCTCTAGAAGCGGCCTATATAGTAGCCCTTCAAGCCGACCCCCAGATTTGGGAATATGCCTACAAAAAGCGAGTATTATTAATCAGTAGCAGCAATCTAATCGCAGCCCTTAAGATGATCAAGGACCTTTGGATAAGAGATGATCAATCTAAAAATGCCTTGGAAATAGCCGAAAGAGGAGGAAAACTTTATGACAAGCTTTCTAATTTTGTTAACAGCTTGGAAGATGTAGGAAAACATCTTGACAAGTCCCAGGATAGCTATAATACAGCCATCAAGCAACTTAAAACTGGCAAAGGAAATCTTCTTTCCCAAGCTGAAAAACTCAGGACTTTGGGTGTAAATGCCCGAAACAAAATTTCAGGAGAGCAATAA